Part of the Penaeus vannamei isolate JL-2024 chromosome 17, ASM4276789v1, whole genome shotgun sequence genome is shown below.
gaatacatatatatatatatatatatatatatatatatatatatatatatatatatatatatatatatatatatatatgtgtgtgtgtgtgttatatatacatataaatataaatatatatatatatatatatatatatatatatatatatatataaatatgttaatatatatatatatatatatatatatatatatatatctatgtttatgtatttatatatatatatatatatgtatatatttatatttatatatatttatatatatatatatatatatatatatatatacatatacacatatgtatatatatatatatatatatatatatatatatatatatatatatatatatatatatatatatatatatgtatatacacacatacatacatacatacatacatacatacatcacacacgcacacacacaaaagaacccaATGAACAATATAATTTTATTACagcattttaaaattttataatacCTTTAATTTACACATGGCATATGGATTGAATTGGAATATTTGAGATTTATATTCGTATTTGGATATGTTAAACGAAAAATCTGCATTCACTAAAGTGAATATAcataagaaaagaacgaaaaaaaaaaaaaaatacataatcatagatgaaaagaaggaagaggatcttTCCTATTCAGCACAAGCATTTGCTCTCCCATCATTTTttctaaagaaaaaaattctACAAATTCCAGATTTGAATAAGTTCCTCACCCTGCTGTATGATGCGAGTAGTAGTGGGCGTAATGGCTCTGATAGGTGCTGTGAGTGtggtagtgggaggggggggtgcttgCCGTGCCTTCACTACAGCTGTTTGTAACTGTGGGCCCAGGTATCCATACTCCATCTTATAATCAGCTACTGTATCAGGAGGGTTTCGCAGTGTCTTTAGAACTGGTGCTACAGTTTTCTGTTGGTGGATAATAGCTGGGTTATTATTTgggattttcttctttatcttcacttCATTTTTAGTACAACAAACAAGTTGGTAAAGATCTGACATCACTTTGGATCATTGCTCTTTTCAAGCTgcataagtataataatattcTACAAATATATACCAGATATAAAACCACAGCCATTCTAGTTTTACATCAACTTATATCAATAGAAGAAGTGCCACTCCAATGAAAACTACACAACATCATAAGCAGAACTCACCATACACATGGACCTTAGGTGTATTTTGACTGAAACTAATTAAAAGGAAAACTCAAAAGAACAGACCTGGCTAGCAGTGGGCCAGCGAGACACAGAGTGGGATGTCGCCGTGATCTCACGGGACTTCCCACATCCGAGTCAGTGTAGTGGATCTACTGCTGGAGATGCACACAAACCTTTCAGCTGGAAAGGGCTAGTCATTACAGCATCAACCTAATCTAATAAACTGAGATTGTCTTTCGAGAATATTCTGATCTTCTGAGATGCCTCTTTAGAATACACATTCATCAGTAATTCTGAACATTGACCATAAGCTACTTTGCTTGAAGTTCCAAGAAATTGCTTGATTTGAAACAGCAATTACGTACTTATGCTGGAATAAGATTaacaaaagataatgaaacaaaatattaCTATCTATAATCTAAAAATatgtctaaaaaagaaaaaggtgaacaTCCTGACAAATGTGAGAAAaaatgttttccatttttttttaaatctaaaacTATTATTACTCATTCATTCTGCAGACACTTTTAACATTCTTAAacgataatataaatatgtatacactttCAGATTTTTATTTGGCTCTTCACTGGAGTGGCACTtacaaataagaaaattaaacatTGTTAAGAGGAAAGCTGAACTGAAAATTTTAAGCTACAATATTGTACATTGGCAATATAATCTTTTCGTTCTAGCCAATAAACACATGCTACACTACAATACATACACCTGAAATTACCAACTGAACTAAAGTACCATACACCCAACAAATAGTTTTACTTTAAAGTGTGATGTGAAAAAGAATGATCCAGACTCCCTGAATACATCAAAACTTAGAATGTATTCAACACTTACCAGTAACAGGCCTTTGATGTGAGAAGCAGCATTCTTGTCATAAGCATTCATGCCCTCCATGCACTGCTCAATCTTGTCGCTTAATGCCCGAAGCTTTGGTAACACAAATACTTTTGTCACTTCAGGACCAAGTTCTGACAAACctaaaaataaagagtaaaagttAAAGAGATACAAAACTTAAAACCAATAAAGCAGAAAGGTATACTTAAAGAGATagattatattcatacatttctcTGTAATTACAGCCCATTGGATGTGATTTGATAAGGATTAACCCACTGGCCTGGGTACATGTACTGTTGACTGTAGTTTTCTGTGAATTCTGTTGCACActgatattttcataattgttttgcCACCTGGGAGTCACTTTATAAGCCCTATGTGACCAAGTAGTGGGTGCCATCACATCAAAACAATTCCCGTGCCATTGGCTCATCAGACAGAGCTTGTTTTTTCCATTTGTAGTGGCATCATTTATATGATGAAACTTTTACGCAATAGCACCTAAAGTGAATGTAAATCTTcacacttttatcatttttaaaaatcatatcaatatatGAGCTTTTACAAGACTAACGTTGCCCACAAACTACTGAATGAGCAAACAGGAAACTGTTGATACATGCCAGCAACCCTGCACTAATGGCCCactaataaattttaaaaatcacaattaacattattagtatcattatgtcaTTTGCAGTAATAAGAAGAAACTGACTCCTTTATCCACATTACCATGATGAGAAACAATAGGTTTAAATTTTAATGTTTTTATGGGATAAAAGATGTGGGCTAAAAGATCTTTATTTCAAAATTGGGAAAGAACCAAGCTTGATCTTCATTATGCTTTTCTATCCTGTTCCCACTGATCAAGACACAAAATCCTAAATTCCCCACTGCAAACTCATCAAATATCTTATCTAAACCCTACTGTCATCTATTATTTAATAAAAATCATGGACACAGTTCTAGTGCTGTTTATGTAAATAACTGTACTTTCCTTATCTACATCATATGACCAAATGTTATATATTCTGCGCTATTTCCTAAAACAAATCACAAAATCTAAAGCAGGGGCACCATTAGAATGCCTTTACTGACGTGTAAATTTGTCTTAAATCATACACCATGTGATTTACATACAACTTGAGTATAAAGTTTATAATAATTAAAGCAATAAAGAATCAATACCATCAGGACTTGTTTTAGCCATAGTTCAAATCACACAGCACTTTCTTCAGTTTTATCCAGGATAAACTTGAGTACAAAACAAATTCTTTAAAGGGTACACAAGAAGGTAAGAGTGTTTTTGGTACAAAGACTTGAAAAAGACTTAACATTTACTTTTTTCAGTAAGCTATATACTTCCTGCAACATATCAAATGATATCTGATACATATGACATTTCTTATTGCCTCTAAATCAAAATTTAAAGACATTTATTTAATATTAAATCCCAATTTGGTATGCAGTAGTGACATTTACTATATAAATAAAGTGCTCTCCATGGACATGATAAGTAAACTTACAAACACTGGGTTTTGTATTTTTGACTCTTGCGGTATGGTTTATTTTCTTCAAGATCAACAAATAAAAATCCTTtgttatatacataatacacaacaCATTTCCAAAAATCTAGTTTGGAATTTTCGATCCTAATactggataaaaaaaagatacatatcctTGCTTACCAGCAACAGCACCATATACAGAAGACAGGGGAGTCCTCTCAGTATTGAGACAGCGAGAAAACACCCTTGTAATTCGAGTCTGCAAGCCATTTGTGGTTGTGTTGTAATTCTTGCAAATTTGTGAAATAAGGCGGGCCGCAAAATCCCTTAAAGCCCAGTGATTATCCATGTCTGGCTTCATGCACAACTGTCGACTCACAATGCATGTCATCACTGATGGTACCAATTCATGCATCTGAAATAAAACATTGAAAATCAATGTTGAGTCACCTTCCCCCACATGTACATCTAGGAGTCTAGAATACGAAATACTACTTTTCAATCCACTCAACCCTTTTCCATAAACACTAAACCTTTTATAACACTTTCCTTGAATTAAAACTTACATATTTTTCCAAATAAAGAGTCTGATTGTCTAACAAAGCCTTGGCCATTCGCATAAGGTAGATGAGAAGAGCCAGGTTCTTCTGCACAACATTCACCCGGATGCCCTCAGCAATGAATGTACACAACCGTGGGACCATCTGGTGGAGACCTGGGTCAAAGGCCAAGCTGTGAAGTGCTTCCTGGAAAGAAGGAAATTATGTATCAATACTTTGCCAGAAATATTCATACTAATTACAATTCCTAAGAAATATTCATACTAATTATAATTCCTAAGAAATATTCATACTAATTATAATTCCTAAAAATTATCATCAATAAGTATATTTAATCTTAAAGCTGGCTCCTTTAACATTTCATTGAAATTTAGCTAAAATAACATTTCTAAAGAAAAGACTTAAAGCGACTAAACATAAAATCGGTATTCTATGTATTTCTCTGTAATTATGTTATTCTGAATGGAtctaatattttcattcatatcattacaAAAAACTAAGTTCAGAAACTGATTTCAACACTAAAACAACTAGAGAAGCATTtgcctcccttacccctcttttAGGCTCGTCAGAACCAACACAAGCTTCAGTGATCTCTTTGTAATAAAGCTGTTGTTCTGCAGAAAGTTCATGAGTAGCCAACTGCTTCACCTTTACTGTCTCAATGCTCTTCATGCCTCGGCTAGTGGGAAAGCATATTGTTAGTATGGGTAAATTTTCATATGCAATTAACAGATCATGACTGACATTTACATCAGCAGTTACATTAAAAACTGAGGACAAGTAATCTCCTTCTAGATAATGACTCATATCAATTCATGTTAGTTTCATgatcaatgtatgtatacacacatcaaaATTAAGGGTCAATAAATCTTGTGTTAAAAATGGGATTCAGCATAAAAAGGATATTCACAAGGAAGACTCACCCATGAATATGCTTTTGATCCTTATTCTCCTGCTGAGCTGACAGCTTAGCTGCTGGATCCACAGAGTCCTTCTTTTGAGCATCTTTAGTAATTGGCGGAGGGTTTTCTGGTATAGTTGGCTGTACACCTTCAATGGCCAGCCAGTGAGCTatttaagagagaaaggaatcagTATAAATGGCTTAAAATTTCCACATCTGTAGTTCGTCAGTCTTGTCATACACTGCAATATTAGCCTAGTAATGACACTGCTACCCCTTTTGAATTACTTTAAACCCTTGCAGATTGGTACCACTTTAAAAATATGTGTAGCTATGTACATGCcgggtggcatgtatgtacatgtcatGGCAGTTGTGGATAAAGTAGTGTGTTGCATTGTatcttgtttttctccgatattagcggcttcatttatatggtaaagcttTTAGGCAAAAGCACCTAAAGGGAAGATAAACCTTAAAATTTTTAATACTATTAaaaattaaagcaaaaaaaaaagcttttaggtgccgaATGTTACTCACAAACTACCGAAAGAACCAGGAGCAAACAAGGGAAAAAGCTGATGCACACCAACAATCCTGCAATCATGTCCACTTGCTAAATTCTTTTTACCTGAGTTGATTAGGTTTAAAGGTTTTGTAGTTTGTTAGACATATTAACCTATTTATGATAGGTGTCACACATACgtgacacccggaaaaataaacattgccagctGTTCCACCGGTGCGACACTAGATTAGAGCTTGCACTCTGATTTTGTTGCCTGTGGCGGGTGGCATAGACTGGCCCGCGCACCGATCTTAATACCGCCAGGAATCTGTGATTATCGGCTTCCAAATGGACCGTTGTTAGTGGGTTaagaagcatatatatgtacttaatcAGTATTTCTTGCATCCTTACCTTTTACAAGCTACCCAAGCTTTTTGCTTTGTGCTTAAAAACTGactttgtttatctgttgatGTTATACAATGTGATTTTTTAAACTGTTACTGGAACTCACAGTCTCTTCTCAACTCCGCACATCCTCTATTCTCTTATTTTACCATTACCCACTAATCTGgatgtatcaaaatatatacctttttgtttacctgtctgtgaGAGCTGCATTGTTACCTCTTACCTATCTGGGAAGGTTTAAACTTTGTTACTTCCAAAAGAATGATCAATAACACTTATATTTTCTGATTGAAACTGTAACATAACTAACGTTTGACTGTCATCTGTAGTGGGAGCCGTGGCGTTGATGATGATACCATTTCGTTAATTTCAAGTTCTTTATCCTCTAGAAAGTGAAGCTCTCGTCCTCCACCAGAAGCAAATCTGAAGGGGATATGTTCTCCCGGGTGGATACCATAAAGTGGCtgaaaaaatattagaaagatGTTATTACACCTATATCAAATCTCATCCTATCCACACCTAATATCTATATTTAATCATTCTCTTCATATCTCTTAACTAAGTAAGAATTAAATAAATGGAACTCCAAATGTTGGaagaatatataacaaaaaatattcatcaaacaaaagaaaaaaatatagtacaATTTCATGACAAAAATTAATCAATTATTTTTTCCCAAAACTTTCCTG
Proteins encoded:
- the Taf6 gene encoding transcription initiation factor TFIID subunit 6 isoform X1 produces the protein MAEDCQVAPSFPTESIKVIAESIGISAVGDDVAKELSEEVTFRLKILIQDGMKNMHHGKRKRFSTADFDNVLKLKNIEPLYGIHPGEHIPFRFASGGGRELHFLEDKELEINEMVSSSTPRLPLQMTVKPHWLAIEGVQPTIPENPPPITKDAQKKDSVDPAAKLSAQQENKDQKHIHGRGMKSIETVKVKQLATHELSAEQQLYYKEITEACVGSDEPKRGEALHSLAFDPGLHQMVPRLCTFIAEGIRVNVVQKNLALLIYLMRMAKALLDNQTLYLEKYMHELVPSVMTCIVSRQLCMKPDMDNHWALRDFAARLISQICKNYNTTTNGLQTRITRVFSRCLNTERTPLSSVYGAVAGLSELGPEVTKVFVLPKLRALSDKIEQCMEGMNAYDKNAASHIKGLLLKTVAPVLKTLRNPPDTVADYKMEYGYLGPQLQTAVVKARQAPPPPTTTLTAPIRAITPTTTRIIQQGTVPGMSSVGPRTVVVNKPPTSGIGQQQPGQKVIIMTSRPPTPSQSATTETMGGVVKTAVVNAGGTGLTTVTVNPSSLPAGSLSQNALTTSALTSQSSTQQTTKYVVVTGPNQGTIKTEIKQESDLNQPQQPMDLT
- the Taf6 gene encoding transcription initiation factor TFIID subunit 6 isoform X2, which gives rise to MKNMHHGKRKRFSTADFDNVLKLKNIEPLYGIHPGEHIPFRFASGGGRELHFLEDKELEINEMVSSSTPRLPLQMTVKPHWLAIEGVQPTIPENPPPITKDAQKKDSVDPAAKLSAQQENKDQKHIHGRGMKSIETVKVKQLATHELSAEQQLYYKEITEACVGSDEPKRGEALHSLAFDPGLHQMVPRLCTFIAEGIRVNVVQKNLALLIYLMRMAKALLDNQTLYLEKYMHELVPSVMTCIVSRQLCMKPDMDNHWALRDFAARLISQICKNYNTTTNGLQTRITRVFSRCLNTERTPLSSVYGAVAGLSELGPEVTKVFVLPKLRALSDKIEQCMEGMNAYDKNAASHIKGLLLKTVAPVLKTLRNPPDTVADYKMEYGYLGPQLQTAVVKARQAPPPPTTTLTAPIRAITPTTTRIIQQGTVPGMSSVGPRTVVVNKPPTSGIGQQQPGQKVIIMTSRPPTPSQSATTETMGGVVKTAVVNAGGTGLTTVTVNPSSLPAGSLSQNALTTSALTSQSSTQQTTKYVVVTGPNQGTIKTEIKQESDLNQPQQPMDLT